Proteins from a genomic interval of Nocardioidaceae bacterium:
- a CDS encoding CoA ester lyase has product MRSAKDFFRPLAVGAPEPLREIPARPSRAIHFFDPSNEKMASKVPGMVGSVDVLLGNLEDAVKADNKEAAREGLVSIAQSTDFGPTQLWTRVNALDSPWFLDDITRLVTAIGDKLDVVMVPKVQGAEDIHYVDRILAQLEAKAGLQRPILVHAILETARGVANVEEICGASPRMQGLSLGPADLAADRRMKTTRVGGGHPGYLVRQDPPRADDGASQVDADRTTYQQDLWHYTISRMVDACAMHGIYPYYGPFGDIADVVACEDQFRNAFLLGCVGTWTLHPKQIDIARRVFSPSVEDVAHARRVVEAMGDGTGAVMLDGKMEDDASLKQCLVMVELAERLSEVDEDLKAAYAEAGA; this is encoded by the coding sequence GTGCGCAGCGCCAAGGACTTCTTCCGGCCGCTCGCCGTCGGGGCACCCGAGCCCCTGCGCGAGATCCCGGCCCGCCCCAGCCGGGCGATCCATTTCTTCGACCCCAGCAACGAGAAGATGGCCTCGAAGGTGCCAGGCATGGTCGGCAGCGTCGACGTGCTGCTCGGCAACCTCGAGGACGCCGTCAAGGCGGACAACAAGGAGGCCGCCCGCGAGGGCCTCGTGTCGATCGCGCAGTCGACCGACTTCGGGCCCACGCAGCTGTGGACCCGCGTCAACGCGCTGGACTCCCCCTGGTTCCTCGACGACATCACCCGGCTCGTCACCGCGATCGGCGACAAGCTCGACGTCGTGATGGTGCCGAAGGTGCAGGGCGCGGAGGACATCCACTACGTCGACCGGATCCTCGCCCAGCTCGAGGCGAAGGCCGGACTCCAACGGCCGATCCTCGTGCACGCGATCCTCGAGACCGCCCGCGGTGTCGCGAACGTCGAGGAGATCTGCGGTGCCAGCCCCCGCATGCAGGGACTCTCCCTGGGCCCCGCCGACCTCGCCGCCGACCGCCGCATGAAGACCACCCGCGTCGGTGGCGGGCACCCCGGCTACCTGGTGCGCCAGGACCCCCCGCGCGCTGACGACGGTGCGTCGCAGGTCGACGCCGACCGCACGACGTACCAGCAGGACCTGTGGCACTACACGATCTCGCGCATGGTCGACGCGTGCGCCATGCACGGCATCTACCCCTACTACGGGCCCTTCGGCGACATCGCCGACGTCGTGGCCTGCGAGGACCAGTTCCGCAACGCCTTCCTTCTCGGCTGCGTCGGCACCTGGACCCTGCATCCCAAGCAGATCGACATCGCGCGCCGCGTCTTCTCCCCCTCGGTCGAGGACGTCGCGCACGCCCGCCGGGTGGTCGAGGCCATGGGTGACGGCACCGGAGCGGTCATGCTCGACGGCAAGATGGAGGACGACGCCTCCCTCAAGCAGTGCCTGGTCATGGTCGAGCTCGCCGAGCGGCTCTCGGAGGTCGACGAGGACCTGAAGGCCGCGTACGCCGAGGCAGGTGCCTGA
- a CDS encoding CoA ester lyase, with protein sequence MDTASLSIFRPRRSVLYMPSSNARALEKAKGIPCDGLILDLEDAVAPDAKPEAREAACAAAQSGEYGRREITIRVNGMDTAWHADDMAAACAAGPDAIVVPKVDSADAVRELVATMERHGAPARTKLWAMVETPRAMLHCEEIAAASERLTVLVMGTNDLAKELYAEHVPGRAPLLTGLGLCLLAARATGTAIIDGVYNDVKDTDGFLVECAQGRSMGFDGKTLIHPGQVAPANEAFAPSQQAVEDARGILTAWEDGKGSGVVTYNGRMVENLHVESAQRVLTMHEAITALEAAQD encoded by the coding sequence ATGGACACCGCGTCGCTGTCGATATTCCGCCCCCGCCGCTCGGTGCTCTACATGCCGAGCTCGAACGCCCGCGCGCTCGAGAAGGCCAAGGGCATCCCCTGCGACGGGCTGATCCTCGACCTCGAGGACGCCGTCGCCCCCGACGCCAAGCCCGAGGCCCGCGAGGCGGCCTGCGCGGCCGCACAGTCGGGTGAGTACGGCCGCCGCGAGATCACCATCCGCGTCAACGGCATGGACACCGCCTGGCACGCCGACGACATGGCCGCCGCGTGCGCGGCCGGACCCGACGCGATCGTGGTGCCGAAGGTCGACTCGGCGGACGCCGTGCGCGAGCTCGTCGCGACGATGGAGCGGCACGGCGCCCCGGCGCGTACGAAGCTCTGGGCGATGGTCGAGACCCCGCGCGCGATGCTGCACTGCGAGGAGATCGCCGCCGCCTCCGAACGGCTGACGGTGCTGGTCATGGGCACCAACGACCTCGCCAAGGAGCTGTACGCCGAGCACGTCCCCGGCCGCGCACCGCTGCTCACCGGTCTCGGACTGTGCCTGCTCGCCGCTCGCGCCACCGGCACGGCGATCATCGACGGCGTCTACAACGACGTGAAGGACACCGACGGGTTCCTCGTCGAGTGCGCGCAGGGTCGCAGCATGGGCTTCGACGGCAAGACGCTGATCCACCCCGGTCAGGTGGCGCCGGCGAACGAGGCCTTCGCGCCGTCGCAGCAGGCCGTCGAGGACGCCCGGGGCATCCTCACGGCCTGGGAGGACGGCAAGGGCTCCGGCGTGGTCACCTACAACGGCCGCATGGTCGAGAACCTGCACGTCGAGTCCGCCCAGCGGGTGCTCACCATGCACGAGGCGATCACGGCGCTCGAGGCCGCCCAGGACTGA
- a CDS encoding transglycosylase family protein translates to MRVRALTAGTVLVLTGGLIPATAVSADARPTTLRGWERLAQCESGGNWKINTGNGYYGGLQFSASTWRGFGGTKYARYAHQATKLEQIRTAQDVQARQGWRAWPVCSRKVGLR, encoded by the coding sequence GTGCGCGTACGCGCCCTCACTGCCGGCACCGTCCTGGTGCTGACCGGCGGACTCATCCCCGCCACCGCGGTCAGCGCCGACGCGCGACCGACCACCCTGCGGGGCTGGGAGCGTCTCGCCCAGTGCGAGTCCGGTGGCAACTGGAAGATCAACACGGGCAACGGCTACTACGGCGGCCTGCAGTTCAGCGCCTCGACCTGGCGCGGCTTCGGCGGCACGAAGTACGCCCGCTACGCCCACCAGGCGACGAAGCTGGAGCAGATCCGCACCGCCCAGGACGTCCAGGCGCGACAGGGCTGGCGGGCATGGCCCGTGTGCTCGCGCAAGGTCGGGCTGCGCTGA